A stretch of Chitinophaga caeni DNA encodes these proteins:
- a CDS encoding glycoside hydrolase family 26 protein: protein MNVNILIVAAVLSFGACSKSDDKTTTNPPVEDTVKTGFKTLDYLYSISGKKTLAGIHNREPNSTPARWTNEIQKTTGKYPALWSGDFLFQQDNIDNRQLMINEAIAQWEKGAVVNIMWHACNPANSEPCGWDDGSGVLSELTNEQWNDLITDGTELNKRWKARVDEICVYLQQLKDAGVEVLWRPMHEMNQGKFWWAGRTGANGTRKLWQIMHDYMTKTKGLDNLIWVWDIQDFGSLASDAVDYYPGDDYFDIAALDVYDGSGYTQAKYEVMVKAAKGKPIAIGECDRLPTANELKTQSRWTFFMSWSELTYDKNSNTELQALYSANNIITLDQMPGWK from the coding sequence ATGAATGTAAACATATTAATAGTCGCGGCTGTGCTAAGTTTCGGCGCCTGTAGTAAAAGTGACGATAAAACAACGACGAACCCGCCGGTAGAAGATACCGTGAAAACAGGCTTTAAAACCTTGGATTATCTTTATAGTATTTCCGGTAAGAAAACTTTGGCCGGCATTCATAACCGGGAACCCAACAGCACCCCGGCCCGGTGGACGAACGAAATTCAGAAAACAACCGGGAAATATCCCGCGTTATGGAGCGGTGATTTCCTTTTCCAGCAAGATAATATCGATAACCGCCAGTTGATGATCAACGAAGCAATTGCACAATGGGAGAAAGGCGCGGTAGTTAATATTATGTGGCATGCATGCAACCCGGCTAACAGTGAACCTTGCGGTTGGGATGATGGAAGCGGGGTACTCAGCGAGTTGACGAATGAGCAATGGAATGATCTGATCACTGATGGAACCGAATTAAACAAACGCTGGAAGGCCAGGGTTGATGAAATTTGCGTCTATTTACAACAGTTGAAAGATGCTGGTGTAGAAGTACTGTGGCGGCCAATGCACGAAATGAACCAGGGCAAATTCTGGTGGGCCGGGAGAACGGGCGCTAACGGCACGCGCAAACTTTGGCAGATCATGCATGACTATATGACTAAAACAAAAGGATTGGATAACCTGATCTGGGTTTGGGATATACAAGATTTCGGCTCATTGGCTTCCGATGCGGTAGACTACTATCCCGGCGATGATTATTTCGATATCGCTGCCCTGGATGTATATGATGGCAGCGGTTATACCCAGGCTAAATACGAAGTAATGGTAAAAGCAGCCAAAGGTAAACCGATTGCTATAGGCGAATGCGACCGCTTGCCTACGGCTAACGAATTAAAAACACAGTCCAGGTGGACATTCTTCATGAGTTGGTCGGAGTTGACTTATGATAAAAATTCCAATACTGAATTACAAGCATTATATTCGGCTAATAATATCATTACACTGGATCAAATGCCCGGATGGAAATAA
- a CDS encoding DUF5060 domain-containing protein gives MRSRFGCMLLLALIGLYFQSDAQIKFNKIHQETQHIKQYQLAEWVVDFTADFTNPYDQQQVQLNMLLTDPRGLPLYLPCFFDPLDQGGTWKARFTPQSSGTYHYQFQVVNGKEALSSADATFSVTAGNGKGFIHSHDLWTFQYDDGSLFRGVGENIAWESRSFEDDKWTYDYLLPKLAENGGNFFRTWMCYWNLPLEWKKVRSTKRYQNSESYFNEGGIRRMDQLVRMCDSLHLHFMLAMDWHGHLMDKGGWKNSNYNIANGGPAKTPSDFFTMQKAQEQYKNRLRYIVARWGYSPSIAVWEFFNEVDNAVFTQQDSLLIKPVDVTQWHQEMSRYLKDIDPYKHLVSTSISHRDILGMNSIAYIDFNQKHIYKHTEKIPAIYPAYIQTFGKPYVVGEFGYRWEDQDPKYATEAVFDYKRGLWYGLFSPTPILPMSWWWELFDNQNMMPYLKGVRMISERMLQAGKGQFEPLTVDAWNVQAFGMRCGDEYYVYLLNNTAQHQDLRIKVDLPKKTQLVLFSTKDHSFTKSSFEQSAGGVISLPQHTIRGKEEALLIFSPAR, from the coding sequence ATGAGAAGTCGTTTTGGTTGCATGCTGTTATTAGCGCTTATAGGCTTGTATTTTCAATCTGATGCACAAATAAAATTTAACAAGATCCACCAGGAAACACAACATATCAAACAATATCAACTAGCGGAATGGGTAGTTGACTTTACGGCTGATTTTACAAATCCGTACGATCAGCAACAAGTGCAACTCAACATGTTACTCACCGATCCCCGGGGTTTACCGCTTTACCTGCCCTGCTTTTTTGATCCATTGGATCAAGGTGGTACATGGAAGGCAAGGTTTACACCGCAAAGTAGCGGCACCTATCATTACCAATTCCAAGTTGTCAATGGAAAAGAGGCATTAAGCTCTGCCGATGCAACATTTTCTGTAACAGCAGGTAATGGCAAAGGATTTATTCATAGCCATGATTTGTGGACGTTTCAATACGATGACGGCAGCCTGTTCAGGGGTGTAGGAGAAAATATCGCCTGGGAATCAAGATCCTTCGAAGATGATAAATGGACGTATGACTACCTTTTGCCCAAGCTAGCTGAAAACGGCGGTAATTTTTTCCGGACATGGATGTGTTATTGGAACCTGCCCTTGGAATGGAAAAAAGTCCGTAGCACCAAGCGTTATCAAAATAGTGAAAGCTATTTCAATGAAGGCGGCATCCGCAGGATGGATCAATTGGTGCGCATGTGCGATTCACTGCACTTGCATTTTATGCTAGCGATGGATTGGCATGGTCACCTGATGGACAAAGGTGGTTGGAAAAATAGCAATTACAATATTGCTAATGGAGGCCCTGCAAAAACACCCTCCGATTTTTTCACGATGCAAAAAGCACAGGAGCAATATAAAAATCGCCTGAGGTACATAGTGGCCCGCTGGGGTTACAGCCCGAGTATTGCCGTTTGGGAGTTTTTCAACGAGGTAGACAACGCCGTATTTACCCAGCAAGATAGTTTATTGATCAAACCGGTTGATGTAACACAGTGGCACCAAGAAATGAGCCGGTATTTAAAGGACATCGATCCTTATAAACACCTGGTCAGTACCAGTATTTCGCACCGGGATATTTTGGGAATGAATTCCATCGCCTATATCGATTTTAACCAGAAACATATTTACAAGCATACTGAAAAAATACCGGCCATTTACCCGGCTTATATACAAACATTCGGCAAACCTTATGTTGTTGGGGAGTTTGGCTACCGTTGGGAAGATCAAGACCCCAAGTATGCCACGGAAGCCGTGTTTGATTACAAAAGAGGCTTATGGTACGGTTTATTCAGCCCAACACCGATACTCCCGATGTCCTGGTGGTGGGAATTATTCGATAATCAAAACATGATGCCCTACTTGAAGGGCGTTCGAATGATTAGCGAACGGATGTTGCAAGCCGGGAAAGGTCAATTTGAACCATTGACAGTAGATGCCTGGAATGTACAAGCATTCGGGATGCGTTGCGGCGATGAATATTATGTTTATTTATTGAACAATACAGCACAACACCAAGATCTCAGGATAAAAGTTGATTTACCGAAGAAGACCCAATTAGTATTATTTTCAACCAAAGATCATTCGTTTACAAAAAGTTCATTCGAGCAATCTGCCGGGGGCGTCATTTCGCTTCCCCAGCATACTATCCGTGGGAAAGAAGAAGCCCTATTGATCTTCTCTCCTGCCCGTTAA